AAAAATAAAATAATTTTAGGTGTAGATAACCATTTTATTGTTTCTTGGAAAATCTAATTTTAATTTTTTTTTCAAGGGGCCGGTGGTCTAGGGGTATGATACCTCGCTCACACCGAGGTGATCAGGAGTTCGAATCTCCTCCGGCCCATATTCTAATTTTATGACATATTCATTTTTCAAGATTTTGATTTAAAATTTAGCAAGCTCTATTTTAAATTACCAATGTTAAATTTAGAGCATATTCAGAATTTTATGATAAAAAAAAGATTTTAAGAATCATATTTTATAGCAACACAATTAGAACAACATATATTATCATTGAAACGAAGAAAACAATTGTTCCTTTAGTAAGTACCACATTTGGATCCCTATCTGCATAAAAGACAAGACCGTATGATAGGATAGCTGAAGATAGTATCTTGGAAACACCAATAAGGGCAGTGTTTTTATTAAATAGGCCTATTATATAGGTTATCAATGATGATAATAATAGTACTATTATAATTAGCGCAATAGTGTTACTCATAATACCTTTGAATCCCGGCATAAAGTTTCCAAGATTCAAATTCCTTCCAACACTTTTTGATCTTCTACTTTTAGATAAACTTCTTTTCCCTGCATGGAAAATTGATGGTCCTTTTGATGATTTAGTCGAAGGGATATATGTTTCTGAATCTTCGTTTTCATCGATTACATTTGTTTCATATATTTCATTTTCTTTTTTGGAGAATTTTTTTGCTATTGTCACTAAACCATCTTTATCAATAAGTTTAATATTTCTTCTTCCCGCATAATTTGACGCGCTATTAGTGAAGTAAGATGTGGTAATTACGACAATCTTCGATGCTTTAAGGGTCTTACCAACCATTTCCATTTCCTTCAATACATCTAATCCGACTTCCCAATGTTCATCATAGTTTTTACAGGCCACTACAACACCCATATCTCCTACAATGGTAGGTAAAACTCCATAGATGTCTATTATATAGCGGGAAGTTTTGAAGTCCTTGTAGACCTTGAATCCAGATTCTTCCATAACCTTTCCAACGAACCTGACCAACCTATCTTTTTCCAATTTCCTCACCTTAAAATACCTAAGGGAATGATATTTTACATTATCTTTACTATCATTATTTAATATGTATTATTAATTCTTTTCTAATTTAATATACTTAAAACTGTCCCCATCTCCAACTCATTGCCACGCAAACTTTTTGAATGTTGAGTTATAAATATGCCAGTATGAGAATTCTTATAACCAATGACGATGGAGTTAACTCGTCTGGAATAATGGCTGCTAAAAAAGCTGTTGAAGGTCTAGGAAAGATCGACGTGGTGGCTCCTGCAACTCAGCAAAGTGGAATTGGACATGCATTAACGTTATTTGAACCAATTAGGGTTACTGCAACAAATCTTCTAGATGGAAGTGAAGCATTTTCAGTTTCAGGAACTCCTACAGATGCT
This sequence is a window from Methanobacterium sp. SMA-27. Protein-coding genes within it:
- a CDS encoding restriction endonuclease yields the protein MEKDRLVRFVGKVMEESGFKVYKDFKTSRYIIDIYGVLPTIVGDMGVVVACKNYDEHWEVGLDVLKEMEMVGKTLKASKIVVITTSYFTNSASNYAGRRNIKLIDKDGLVTIAKKFSKKENEIYETNVIDENEDSETYIPSTKSSKGPSIFHAGKRSLSKSRRSKSVGRNLNLGNFMPGFKGIMSNTIALIIIVLLLSSLITYIIGLFNKNTALIGVSKILSSAILSYGLVFYADRDPNVVLTKGTIVFFVSMIIYVVLIVLL